From a single Rosa rugosa chromosome 7, drRosRugo1.1, whole genome shotgun sequence genomic region:
- the LOC133721741 gene encoding ubiquitin-like protein 5, whose translation MIEVVLNDRLGKKVKVKCNEDDTIGDLKKLVAAQTGTRADKIRIQKWYNVYKDHITLRDYEVHDGMGLELYYN comes from the coding sequence ATGATCGAGGTGGTGCTGAACGATCGTCTGGGGAAGAAGGTGAAGGTGAAGTGCAACGAGGACGACACCATCGGCGACCTGAAGAAGCTGGTGGCTGCTCAGACGGGTACCCGAGCCGATAAGATCCGGATCCAGAAGTGGTACAACGTCTACAAGGACCACATCACTCTCAGGGATTACGAAGTCCATGACGGCATGGGCCTCGAGCTCTACTACAACTGA